One Paenibacillus riograndensis SBR5 DNA segment encodes these proteins:
- a CDS encoding DsbA family oxidoreductase, translating into MKIEIWSDYVCPFCYIGKRRLESALEQFAHQNEVVIEYRSFELNPQGSMYSGKNMHQILSEKHGMSIEQAKEANAKLGQQAAMMGLVYNFDQMKPTNTFDAHRLTQYAKSVGKDKELSEKLFYSYYTEAKLISDHDTLADIAESVGMNRDETMEVLHDPSKYANEVHSDEATAKQLGITGAPFFVIDRKYAISGAQPIEIFLSALNQAAQ; encoded by the coding sequence ATGAAAATCGAGATATGGTCAGATTATGTTTGTCCATTTTGTTATATTGGTAAACGGCGATTAGAATCTGCACTGGAGCAATTCGCTCATCAGAATGAAGTGGTGATTGAATATAGAAGCTTTGAACTTAATCCGCAAGGATCCATGTACTCGGGCAAAAATATGCATCAAATCCTTTCTGAAAAACATGGTATGAGTATCGAGCAAGCGAAAGAGGCAAATGCTAAGCTTGGACAACAAGCGGCGATGATGGGTCTGGTGTATAATTTCGACCAAATGAAGCCCACCAATACGTTTGATGCTCATCGTCTAACCCAATATGCCAAATCGGTTGGTAAAGATAAGGAATTATCCGAGAAGCTGTTCTATTCTTATTACACGGAAGCCAAGCTGATTAGCGATCATGATACATTAGCAGATATTGCAGAATCCGTTGGAATGAATAGGGACGAGACAATGGAAGTTCTCCATGATCCATCCAAATATGCTAACGAAGTGCATTCAGATGAAGCTACAGCAAAACAATTAGGGATAACAGGAGCCCCTTTCTTTGTTATTGATAGAAAATATGCAATTTCCGGCGCACAACCCATTGAGATATTCTTAAGCGCCCTTAACCAAGCAGCTCAATAA
- a CDS encoding NAD(P)-dependent oxidoreductase: MNITIFGASGAIGQLLTRLALDHGDFVTAYVRNAQKISLKHPNLSLIQGELSNASTIEEAVAKSDVVISTLGPASDMSRKLKGTPIADGHELMIRAMKKLNKKRLITLATPALQSDDDKKNISTILPGVMAKVFLPNGYAEMKKMEGIIKQSNLDWTVVRIINPNVKHKGQSYDYSLGDKSAKLSVSRENVAKIMYAATRDNQLIRKMPIVYNK; this comes from the coding sequence ATGAATATCACCATTTTTGGTGCAAGTGGTGCAATCGGACAGCTTCTAACACGATTAGCTCTAGATCACGGAGATTTCGTTACGGCATATGTTAGAAACGCCCAAAAAATCAGCCTCAAACATCCAAATTTGAGCCTTATACAAGGGGAACTTTCGAATGCTTCTACCATCGAAGAGGCTGTTGCTAAATCAGATGTCGTAATCAGCACATTGGGACCAGCATCCGATATGTCACGAAAGCTTAAAGGCACGCCGATTGCTGACGGACACGAACTGATGATTAGGGCTATGAAGAAACTTAACAAAAAAAGGTTAATTACACTTGCGACGCCAGCTTTGCAATCAGATGACGATAAGAAAAACATTTCGACAATACTTCCAGGTGTGATGGCCAAAGTTTTCCTTCCAAATGGTTATGCAGAGATGAAGAAAATGGAAGGGATTATTAAACAATCGAACCTTGATTGGACAGTTGTCCGAATTATTAACCCCAATGTTAAACACAAAGGGCAATCATATGATTATTCACTCGGAGATAAATCGGCTAAATTATCGGTTTCCAGGGAAAATGTTGCTAAAATCATGTACGCTGCCACCCGTGACAACCAATTGATTAGAAAAATGCCTATTGTTTATAACAAATAA
- a CDS encoding SDR family NAD(P)-dependent oxidoreductase, whose amino-acid sequence MKTIAIVGAGAGLGMSIAKKFGQNGFRVALISRNEEKLNQLVIELEQLGIEAAPFQADILNKEQIEVAFAAIKEKYGFIDVLEYSPTPSINTVTPTLDVTEENALYQFQFNVLGALSSVRQVLPEMLDKQSGALLFTTGGAAIHPVPMMGNVGIAISGLRNYIFNLNSELADKGVYAGHLSIGIWMQPNSGVQDKIADIWYDMYTKRDRVEEFITEDRV is encoded by the coding sequence ATGAAAACTATAGCTATTGTTGGAGCAGGAGCAGGTTTAGGAATGTCCATTGCGAAGAAATTCGGACAAAATGGTTTTCGCGTAGCTCTTATTTCCCGAAATGAAGAAAAGTTGAACCAACTGGTTATTGAATTAGAACAATTGGGAATCGAAGCTGCTCCATTTCAAGCGGACATATTAAATAAAGAACAAATTGAGGTGGCCTTTGCCGCTATTAAAGAGAAATACGGATTTATTGATGTTCTTGAATACAGTCCAACGCCGAGCATCAACACAGTAACGCCAACATTAGATGTAACAGAAGAAAATGCGTTATACCAATTTCAATTTAATGTTTTAGGTGCGTTATCCAGTGTTCGGCAAGTGCTGCCGGAAATGCTGGATAAGCAAAGCGGGGCCTTATTATTTACTACTGGAGGCGCTGCAATCCACCCGGTACCGATGATGGGTAATGTCGGAATTGCAATTTCAGGACTTCGTAATTATATCTTTAATTTGAACAGCGAATTAGCTGACAAAGGTGTTTATGCGGGTCACCTTTCGATCGGAATTTGGATGCAGCCGAACTCAGGAGTTCAAGACAAAATCGCTGATATTTGGTATGACATGTACACCAAAAGAGACAGAGTAGAAGAATTTATAACTGAAGATCGAGTGTGA
- a CDS encoding TetR/AcrR family transcriptional regulator → MNKKTDLRIIRSKHSIKMAFIELLTEKGYEGITIQDIADKAMINRNTFYLHYQNKPDLLNASMDELIEELKSTLNLCSSSKSPVSGSKLEQLMQTILEKIQDNIPFYKALLLDENRICGLQSKMEEIIKNTVEDGLDNTPLKISKELLLQYIASTFMGIVIWWVKNDFSYTPKELASQFGKILTHGHLKAADISIDN, encoded by the coding sequence ATGAACAAAAAAACCGATTTGCGTATCATTCGCTCCAAACATTCGATAAAAATGGCGTTTATAGAGCTTCTTACCGAAAAGGGATACGAAGGAATTACGATTCAAGATATTGCCGATAAGGCGATGATTAACCGGAATACATTTTATCTTCATTATCAGAACAAACCTGATTTGTTAAATGCATCTATGGACGAATTAATAGAAGAACTAAAGAGTACACTCAATCTTTGTTCGAGCAGTAAATCTCCAGTTAGTGGCTCTAAGCTTGAGCAATTAATGCAAACCATACTGGAGAAAATTCAGGACAATATTCCCTTTTACAAAGCATTGTTACTTGATGAGAATAGAATTTGTGGTCTTCAATCAAAAATGGAGGAAATTATAAAAAATACAGTGGAAGATGGCTTGGATAATACTCCCCTGAAGATTTCAAAGGAATTATTACTCCAATATATCGCATCTACTTTTATGGGCATTGTAATATGGTGGGTTAAAAATGATTTTTCTTATACTCCAAAGGAACTCGCTTCTCAATTCGGAAAAATTCTAACTCATGGACACTTAAAAGCCGCAGATATTTCAATCGATAATTAA
- a CDS encoding Type 1 glutamine amidotransferase-like domain-containing protein, whose product MCTHYYFSWFNDFLPERLVQCLHEDIQDRQSLVMISAQPSDYESEQINFDDISEWTWLNQANLIFDEYHFIDYRMQKEEAQRFLQNASVIFLCGGDPVQQNDFLAEYELSDVMKNSDAVIMGASAGALNMAAQWLRLINTGYEVETSIIYDGIGFDHFAYESHSKRDYATFVQGYLFPLSEKIDVYAAEQESAMRVKDGKIEIMGPVYLISRSKIQKLVETL is encoded by the coding sequence TTGTGTACCCACTACTATTTCAGTTGGTTTAATGATTTTTTACCAGAGAGGCTGGTCCAATGTCTGCATGAGGATATTCAAGATAGACAATCGCTTGTTATGATTAGCGCTCAACCGTCTGATTATGAAAGTGAGCAGATTAACTTTGATGATATTTCTGAATGGACATGGTTAAATCAGGCTAATCTTATTTTTGATGAATATCATTTCATTGATTATCGCATGCAGAAGGAAGAGGCCCAGCGATTCCTTCAGAACGCTTCTGTCATTTTTTTATGCGGTGGAGATCCTGTTCAGCAGAACGATTTTTTGGCGGAATATGAATTATCGGATGTTATGAAGAACAGCGACGCCGTTATAATGGGTGCCAGCGCCGGTGCGCTAAACATGGCTGCACAATGGTTAAGGTTGATAAACACTGGCTATGAAGTTGAAACAAGTATTATTTATGATGGTATTGGCTTTGATCATTTTGCCTATGAATCTCATTCTAAACGCGACTACGCCACGTTTGTTCAAGGCTACCTGTTCCCCTTGTCTGAAAAGATAGATGTTTATGCGGCAGAACAGGAGAGCGCTATGCGAGTAAAGGACGGCAAAATAGAAATAATGGGTCCTGTATATTTAATTTCCCGTTCAAAGATTCAGAAATTGGTTGAGACGCTCTAA
- a CDS encoding helix-turn-helix transcriptional regulator, which translates to MRVDRLLSMLLIISGKGAVTGKELAEHFEVSLRTIYRDIEKISEAGIPVASSSGKGGGYYIMDSYNISSLFLNRDEAHTFVAVMKNLHCYFGRNEAFNDIMLKVEHTYKRESNKDKLTLDMSHFSMEQEIKEYIGIINKAITENRLLVFDYINRDMEYLERTVEPSSIDFRHGHWYVIGFCRVRKDYRRFKLVRIKQLEQGPPFAKRELSQDRIAEVIEHSYSQRDIQVVLRFTSRIGVQLTEYFQKEKISRGADGFYLVSDTFPYEEGLLKFILSFGKECELLEPRELRAELQQYMRNILLSYND; encoded by the coding sequence ATGCGAGTCGATCGATTGCTCTCCATGCTGCTGATCATCTCCGGTAAAGGTGCGGTAACGGGCAAGGAGCTTGCCGAGCATTTCGAGGTATCCTTGCGGACGATCTACCGGGATATCGAAAAAATAAGCGAAGCCGGCATACCGGTTGCATCGTCCAGCGGCAAGGGCGGAGGATACTATATTATGGACAGCTATAATATAAGCAGCCTCTTTTTAAACCGGGATGAGGCTCATACGTTTGTAGCTGTAATGAAGAATTTACACTGCTATTTTGGCAGGAACGAAGCTTTTAATGACATCATGTTAAAGGTTGAACATACCTATAAGCGGGAGTCGAATAAGGACAAACTGACTCTGGATATGTCCCATTTCAGCATGGAGCAGGAAATTAAAGAGTACATTGGGATCATAAACAAGGCCATCACGGAAAACAGGCTGCTGGTGTTCGACTATATCAACAGGGATATGGAATACCTGGAGCGAACGGTAGAGCCAAGCTCGATTGACTTTCGCCACGGCCATTGGTATGTGATAGGTTTTTGCCGGGTCAGAAAGGACTACCGTAGATTCAAGCTCGTGCGGATCAAGCAATTGGAGCAGGGGCCGCCTTTTGCCAAAAGAGAGCTGTCGCAAGACCGAATCGCCGAGGTCATTGAGCACAGTTATTCGCAGCGGGACATACAGGTTGTGTTGAGATTCACTTCGCGGATTGGCGTGCAGCTTACCGAGTATTTTCAGAAAGAGAAGATTAGCCGAGGTGCAGACGGCTTCTATCTCGTTTCGGATACTTTTCCTTATGAGGAGGGCCTGCTGAAATTCATTCTAAGCTTCGGCAAGGAGTGCGAGCTGCTGGAGCCTCGTGAATTACGGGCAGAGCTGCAGCAATATATGCGAAATATACTTCTATCCTACAATGACTGA
- a CDS encoding VOC family protein: MGMGVKLEGITVLALDVPRLTRFYRDALGFKVLIEEEHYTEFENDGVRLAIFAAPLMADNTNGHHSFVEERRGQAFELNFECDSPEDVYVMYDDFVSKGATGITAPKVTSWGHTTGFFADPEGNIHSLFAVNPITPENA; encoded by the coding sequence ATGGGCATGGGAGTAAAATTAGAAGGAATCACTGTTTTGGCGCTTGATGTTCCTAGATTGACTAGATTTTACCGGGATGCCCTGGGATTTAAGGTTCTAATTGAAGAAGAACATTACACTGAATTTGAGAATGATGGCGTTCGTCTGGCCATTTTCGCGGCACCCTTAATGGCAGATAACACAAACGGCCACCATTCTTTTGTAGAAGAGCGTAGAGGGCAAGCTTTTGAGCTTAACTTCGAATGTGATTCTCCTGAGGATGTCTATGTTATGTATGATGATTTTGTTTCAAAAGGGGCTACAGGGATAACAGCGCCGAAGGTGACGTCCTGGGGGCACACCACGGGCTTCTTTGCAGATCCAGAAGGCAACATTCATTCCCTTTTTGCAGTTAACCCCATTACGCCGGAGAATGCCTAA
- a CDS encoding MerR family DNA-binding transcriptional regulator yields MRIGDLTERAGVTQRTVRYYKSIGLLPLGEREGTLTGRSTRNS; encoded by the coding sequence ATGCGCATTGGCGATTTGACAGAACGGGCAGGGGTAACACAGCGCACGGTTCGCTATTACAAGAGCATCGGATTGCTTCCTTTAGGCGAGCGGGAAGGCACGCTCACTGGAAGAAGCACTAGGAATAGCTGA
- a CDS encoding phosphatase PAP2 family protein, giving the protein MSLRNWKYTPLLLMLIFPVLGKMYAWVNKPRGKVYHLMTSWDNAIPFVKYFALPYSVWIFYIYLCLYYFFKNDLRVYYRALLIYTVCACICYGIYSVVQTTVPRPELVGHDVFTLIVRFVYHRDQPFNCFPSIHVFSSYMVFRLTASSGFRNKWNMLLIGGMSGMIILSTLFIKQHAILDGLAGIMLVEIVLAAVLLVEHFFTRSSSTPQERSYKDRPQSS; this is encoded by the coding sequence GTGTCGCTACGCAATTGGAAATATACACCGCTGCTGTTGATGCTGATTTTCCCGGTGCTCGGGAAGATGTATGCATGGGTCAACAAGCCGAGAGGCAAAGTCTATCATTTGATGACCTCATGGGATAACGCCATCCCTTTCGTCAAATATTTTGCACTGCCTTATTCCGTTTGGATCTTTTATATTTATCTATGTCTTTACTATTTCTTCAAGAACGATTTGCGTGTGTATTACCGTGCTTTGTTGATTTATACCGTATGCGCCTGCATTTGTTACGGAATTTACTCTGTAGTTCAAACAACGGTGCCACGCCCCGAGTTGGTGGGCCATGACGTCTTTACCTTGATCGTGCGTTTTGTGTACCACCGGGACCAGCCGTTCAATTGTTTCCCCAGTATCCATGTGTTCTCCAGCTACATGGTGTTCCGCCTAACCGCCAGCAGCGGCTTCCGGAACAAATGGAACATGCTCCTGATCGGGGGGATGTCCGGGATGATTATATTGTCCACGCTGTTCATCAAGCAGCATGCGATTCTCGACGGGCTTGCCGGTATTATGCTGGTTGAAATTGTATTGGCCGCCGTTCTGCTGGTGGAGCACTTCTTCACCCGCAGCAGCAGCACTCCCCAAGAGCGTTCTTACAAAGATAGGCCTCAAAGCTCCTGA
- a CDS encoding EVE domain-containing protein has protein sequence MNTKETLCNFEETVTVLHPSSYWIGVVSASHVQRGVSGGFAQMCHGKSAPLRRMQPGDWLVYYSPRTEIGDGEPLQAFTAIGRVLDDHVYEYAMSATFVPYRRNIEYVPCHEARIEGLLDRLSFTRGKRNWGYPFRTGHFEINQEDFFTIAEAMHAAIQ, from the coding sequence ATGAATACGAAAGAAACGTTGTGTAATTTTGAGGAAACGGTCACGGTTCTCCATCCGTCTTCCTATTGGATAGGCGTCGTCTCGGCATCGCATGTACAACGCGGGGTTAGTGGCGGCTTCGCCCAAATGTGTCACGGTAAATCTGCACCATTACGCAGAATGCAACCTGGGGATTGGCTTGTGTACTATTCTCCTCGAACGGAGATAGGAGACGGCGAGCCGTTGCAAGCATTCACCGCCATTGGCCGGGTTTTGGACGACCATGTGTACGAATATGCGATGTCCGCGACGTTCGTACCTTACCGGCGGAATATCGAATATGTCCCCTGCCATGAAGCAAGAATCGAAGGCTTGCTTGATCGGCTGTCCTTCACCCGCGGCAAACGGAATTGGGGCTACCCGTTCCGTACCGGCCACTTTGAGATAAACCAAGAAGATTTCTTTACTATCGCGGAAGCGATGCATGCGGCCATCCAATAA
- a CDS encoding sialate O-acetylesterase has protein sequence MIKSFLMLGQSNMAGRGFLHEVDPIYHEKIKMLRNGQWQMMTEPINYDRPVSGVSLAASFADAWSKANSDEEIGLIPCAEGGSSLNDWHPEGILFQHALSEARFALRSSQICGILWHQGESDSYHSLHETYYEKLTLIIETLRNELNLDEVPLIIGGLGDFLGKTGFGQQATEYRQVNEQLQRFANEQQNCYFVTAAELTANPDGIHINAVSQRKFGYRYFEAFSNKCHVLEPLPGEEQSLKVERDYSKTEQIYLHSMDLALGKITYAEFEAQMVKVMQP, from the coding sequence ATGATAAAATCATTTTTAATGTTGGGTCAATCTAATATGGCAGGCCGTGGATTTTTGCATGAAGTCGACCCTATATATCATGAAAAAATAAAAATGCTGCGTAATGGACAGTGGCAGATGATGACAGAGCCGATTAATTATGACCGTCCGGTTTCCGGTGTAAGCCTGGCGGCGTCTTTCGCCGATGCCTGGTCGAAAGCCAATTCTGATGAAGAAATTGGTTTGATTCCTTGTGCAGAAGGTGGCAGTTCTTTGAATGATTGGCATCCGGAGGGCATCCTTTTTCAGCATGCTTTGTCCGAAGCTCGCTTCGCCTTGCGGTCCAGTCAAATCTGCGGAATTCTTTGGCACCAGGGTGAGAGCGACAGTTATCATTCGCTGCATGAAACTTATTACGAGAAATTAACCCTTATCATCGAGACCCTAAGAAACGAATTGAATCTTGATGAGGTGCCGTTGATCATTGGCGGACTTGGTGATTTCCTTGGGAAGACTGGTTTTGGACAGCAAGCGACAGAGTATAGACAGGTCAATGAACAATTGCAGCGCTTCGCTAACGAACAGCAAAATTGTTATTTTGTAACGGCGGCAGAGTTGACCGCGAATCCTGATGGCATTCATATAAACGCGGTTTCGCAACGCAAATTCGGCTACCGCTATTTCGAAGCTTTTTCGAACAAGTGTCATGTCCTGGAGCCCCTCCCGGGGGAGGAGCAGTCGCTGAAAGTGGAGCGCGACTATTCGAAAACAGAACAGATATACCTTCATAGCATGGATTTGGCTTTGGGTAAAATCACTTACGCGGAATTCGAGGCGCAGATGGTGAAGGTTATGCAGCCTTGA
- a CDS encoding helix-turn-helix domain-containing protein, which yields MDNHHTSSALGEFIKSRRYRLQPEEAGIKPFPGRRRTPGLRREEVAFLANVSVTYYTWLEQGRERNPSPEVLSHISQALQLDEDERKHLFNLAAPEPANSYTAPKPEPHNTEFLQNLVNQLRYPSFIANEVADVIVWNQGAKLVITDFGRLPEKERNMATLLFLDPEYPKRLINWEEFARYMTGLIRASFDQNKENPMFMNRFDRLKNSEEFLRLWEWHEIRHKTTAVPVQCRLADGPELAFTIHCAAAIDNDPGLHWCFFVPMPGSGTEEKLSLLLSQAAELS from the coding sequence ATGGACAATCATCATACCTCCTCCGCATTGGGGGAATTCATCAAATCACGCCGCTATCGACTGCAGCCTGAAGAGGCGGGGATTAAGCCATTCCCTGGCCGCAGGCGCACCCCTGGACTTCGCAGGGAAGAAGTCGCATTTCTCGCCAATGTTAGTGTTACCTACTATACCTGGCTAGAGCAGGGCCGTGAGAGAAATCCATCCCCAGAGGTTTTATCCCATATCAGCCAAGCGCTACAACTGGATGAGGACGAGCGGAAGCATTTATTCAACCTGGCTGCGCCGGAACCAGCCAATTCATATACAGCGCCGAAACCGGAACCACACAATACCGAATTTCTGCAAAACCTTGTAAATCAATTGCGTTATCCTTCCTTCATTGCAAATGAAGTTGCGGACGTGATCGTTTGGAATCAGGGAGCAAAGCTTGTTATCACCGATTTTGGCCGTCTGCCGGAAAAAGAACGAAACATGGCAACCCTGCTGTTTCTGGACCCGGAATACCCCAAAAGGCTGATAAATTGGGAGGAATTCGCCCGTTACATGACGGGCCTGATTCGGGCAAGCTTCGACCAGAACAAAGAGAACCCGATGTTCATGAATCGATTCGACCGTTTGAAGAACAGCGAGGAATTCTTGCGTTTGTGGGAATGGCATGAAATTCGGCACAAAACTACCGCCGTCCCGGTACAATGCCGCCTTGCGGACGGACCGGAGCTGGCGTTCACTATCCATTGCGCCGCAGCGATCGACAACGATCCCGGGCTGCACTGGTGCTTTTTCGTTCCAATGCCTGGTTCTGGCACAGAAGAGAAGCTCTCCCTTCTGCTGTCCCAAGCCGCTGAGTTGTCCTAG
- a CDS encoding SDR family NAD(P)-dependent oxidoreductase yields the protein MNSYHYLGKVALITGASSGIGEVYAKELAARGCHVILTARSKDKLEALASEITRTHGVQAYALPIDLSKAEAPRLLAKSISELGVTVDILINNAGFGTTGRFEDINPEREQEQIMLNTAALVELTHLFLPGMLGRKDGVVVNVASMAAFAPCAYLAVYGATKAFVLSFSEALWAETRERGVRVLALCPGATDTGFFDAVGSRDMVENNTLSTPEKVVQAGFRGVDRNSGYIIDGRINYMTTLICRILPRRSLALINERNSRPKAQ from the coding sequence ATGAACTCATATCACTATCTTGGCAAAGTCGCTTTGATCACTGGCGCTTCCTCTGGAATTGGCGAAGTGTATGCCAAAGAACTGGCAGCGCGAGGCTGCCACGTCATTTTGACGGCACGCTCCAAAGATAAGCTGGAGGCGTTGGCCAGTGAAATTACACGCACGCACGGCGTGCAGGCATATGCCCTTCCCATCGACTTGTCCAAGGCAGAGGCCCCGCGTCTACTAGCGAAATCGATCTCTGAACTCGGCGTTACAGTTGATATTCTTATCAATAACGCAGGATTTGGCACAACTGGCCGGTTTGAGGATATAAACCCGGAGCGCGAGCAGGAACAGATTATGCTGAATACCGCTGCGCTTGTCGAACTGACACATCTTTTCCTGCCGGGCATGCTGGGACGTAAAGACGGGGTCGTTGTAAATGTGGCTTCAATGGCTGCGTTTGCACCTTGTGCCTATTTGGCCGTTTACGGGGCTACCAAGGCATTCGTATTATCCTTCTCCGAAGCACTGTGGGCGGAAACCCGCGAACGCGGTGTTCGTGTACTGGCCCTATGCCCGGGTGCGACTGATACTGGATTTTTCGATGCAGTTGGCAGCCGGGATATGGTGGAGAACAACACACTGTCCACACCAGAAAAAGTCGTCCAAGCCGGATTTCGCGGAGTCGACCGAAACAGCGGCTACATCATTGACGGGCGCATCAACTATATGACGACCCTGATTTGCCGTATTCTTCCGCGGCGCAGCTTAGCTTTAATCAATGAACGCAATTCGCGCCCCAAAGCACAATGA